The following is a genomic window from Burkholderia cepacia ATCC 25416.
GTTCCGGCGGGCGGGATGACGCGATGATGCCACGCCAATAAATGGCCCGGGCTTGCCCGGAACCGTGCCGTCGCGGCGCGTCAGCGTGCGTCGCGCATGCAGTACGCGGGGATCGACGGCGGCGTATCGATCGCGGCGGGCCGCGTCATCCACGCGATCCATCCGGCCCATATCCCGCAGACGATCAGCACGGCGACGTTCAGCGGCGTCCGGTATCGGACGATCAGGTCGGCCACCGGCAGGCGGTGTTTCATGTGCGTCTCCTTCGATCGGGGGCGGGCGGCGTTACTGGCCGGCGTAGGTCGGCGCCTTGGCGTCGCAGGTCACGGATACCGTCGAGCCGTCCGCGAAACGCAGCCGGAACGGCACCTTCGCGCCGGGCGCGACGGTCTGGCGCGGCTGCTCCAGCATCACGTGATAGCTCTTCGGCTTGAAGGTCACCGTGCCGTGCGCGGGCACTTCGACGGCGTCGACGTGAACCATCTTCGCGGTGCTGCCGTTCGTTTGCGTTTCATGCAGCATCGCCATTCCGTATGCGGGCGTGTCGAGGCCCGTCAGCGTGACGGGCGCGTCGCCGTCGTTCTTCAGCGTGAAGTAGCCGGACGACGGCACGGTCGCCGGCATCGCACGGATCCAGCAGTTTTCTGCCT
Proteins encoded in this region:
- a CDS encoding copper chaperone PCu(A)C; the protein is MKRPIPTGLLFALLALQAPATFAAPAVQAENCWIRAMPATVPSSGYFTLKNDGDAPVTLTGLDTPAYGMAMLHETQTNGSTAKMVHVDAVEVPAHGTVTFKPKSYHVMLEQPRQTVAPGAKVPFRLRFADGSTVSVTCDAKAPTYAGQ